A stretch of the Microtus ochrogaster isolate Prairie Vole_2 linkage group LG2, MicOch1.0, whole genome shotgun sequence genome encodes the following:
- the Mog gene encoding myelin-oligodendrocyte glycoprotein isoform X2, producing MASLWSFSLSSCLLSLLLLLQLSSSYAGQFRVIGPAHPIRALVGDEAELPCRISPGKNATGMEVGWYRPPFSRVVHLYRNGKDQDAEQAPEYRGRTELLKDNISEGKVTLRIQKVRFSDEGGFTCFFRDHSYQEEAAMELKVEDPFYWINPGVLVLIALLPALLLQVSVGVLFLFLQHRLRGKLRAEVENLHRTFGNPF from the exons ATGGCCAGTTTGTGGAGCTTCTCTCTGTCTagctgcctcctctccctgctcctcctcctccagctgtcCTCCAGCTATGCAG GACAGTTCAGAGTGATAGGACCGGCGCATCCCATCCGGGCTTTGGTTGGGGACGAAGCAGAACTGCCGTGCCGCATATCTCCGGGGAAGAACGCCACGGGCATGGAGGTGGGGTGGTACCGCCCTCCGTTCTCTAGAGTGGTTCACCTCTACAGAAATGGCAAAGACCAAGACGCAGAGCAGGCACCTGAATATAGGGGACGCACAGAACTTCTGAAAGATAACATCAGCGAGGGAAAGGTTACCCTCAGGATCCAGAAGGTGAGGTTTTCGGACGAAGGAGGCTTCACCTGCTTCTTCAGAGACCACTCTTACCAAGAGGAGGCAGCAATGGAGTTGAAAGTGGAAG ATCCCTTCTACTGGATCAACCCTGGGGTCCTGGTGCTGATCGCACTTCTGCCTGCACTCCTCCTGCAGGTCTCCGTGGgtgtcctcttcctctttctgcagCACAGACTCAGAG